Proteins encoded within one genomic window of Anopheles gambiae chromosome 3, idAnoGambNW_F1_1, whole genome shotgun sequence:
- the LOC133393618 gene encoding uncharacterized protein LOC133393618: protein MSNMKRARKTGNMYHRANKYSIMGPSRQDQQEASSSRHNVEEFSAAYEWQNKYDDAMEDGHQDTVQHDEGDSVQDGDANFTDDSDVEAGSALNIDNMSIEDGIRYWALSNNQTHQ from the exons atgtctAATATGAAACGTGCTAGGAAGACAGGAAATATGTATCATCGGGCGAATAAATATTCGATAATGGGTCCATCACGCCAAGACCAGCAGGAGGCAAGCTCAAGTCGACACA ACGTAGAGGAATTTAGTGCCGCATATGAATGGCAAAATAAATATGATGATGCAATGGAGGATGGCCATCAGGATACCGTGCAGCACGATGAAGGGGATTCTGTGCAGGATGGCGATGCAAACTTCACGGATGATAGCGATGTCGAAGCTGGTAGTGCGTTAAATATTGATAATATGTCTATAGAGGATGGGATACGATATTGGGCACTATCGAATAATCAAACCCATCAGTAG